CCTGACCCTGGATGATGTGAAGTGCGAGGCGCCCGTCGATGCCGGCGCCGTTGCCCTGGGCGGACGGATCGAAGACGTCCGCGAGCCGGAGAAGGCGGCGATCCAGCTCGGACTTCGCCAGGTTGCCGCGGATACGCTGCTGAACTGGGGCAAAGTTGCGAGCTCACGCGTATCGCCGCAATGGACCGCCTCCGGAACCGTCGATGCGGATCTGACCTACGGAGCAGCTAGCGGATGGAAGGGGCATCTCACCGCCAACAAGCTGGGACTCTCCGCAAAGAACAATGAGGTCATCAAGGACCAGACGGTCGAGCTGACTGACGTTGCCGTGACTCCAGTGGTATTCAAAGGACGCCCCGGCCGGAAACCCGAAATGAGCAATCCGCAGGGCGATCTGCGGCGCTATGCCTTCACCTTCGATCGGCTGCCGGTGGAGCTTGGAGGAGAGGATCCTGCCCAGGTCAGCGGCCGATTCGATTCCCATCTGAGCCTGATCCAGATCACGGGTGAGGCCGATGCGACGAAGACACGGGATCTGGCCGCGCTGACTCCACTGGGCGACCAGATCGATCCGCTGCTGCCGAAAGACGGCTCCACCCAGTTGAACCTGAGCTGCCAGCACAGCAATACCACTCCACCGTTTACGTGCGCCACGAATGTGGTGCCTCCTGCGCGCGTTGCGCGCAGGAGGTAATTGAATCATGGAATAGATTGAATAATTGAAGAATGGGCTACGCGCTCCGTTCCTCTAAGCCCTCATTCAATTATTCCGTTATTCAATCATTCAATCCCTACGGGGCTGCTTTCACATCCAGCACATGCACCGTCGAGCGTAGCTCCGGTGTCGTGCCGTCATTCACCTGGACCTGTTGTGGTGCGTCGTTGAAGACAATGCGGGTGGTGGAGCGGGAGCGCGCCGGAACGCGGAGGCGCTCCGTAGTGGTCAGGTTGCCGGAGCGGATCGTCACCGGCACGTCGACCGCAGCATAGCCGGCATTCGAGACTTCGACGGAGATCAGGTAGCCGCCCGTGCGCTCGATGGCGCGCGGTGTTACGGAGACGATGGAGAGATCGGGCAAGCCACGGTCGTGGTCGACCCAGTCGTCAAAGAACCAGCCGAGATCTTTCTGCGATGTGTCTTCGAGCAGACGGCGGAAGGTTGCCGCATTCGGCGTGGGTTGCGTACGCAGCGCCGCCAGCGCCTGCTGCAGGGCGGTATCTCCGGCAATCGACCGCAGCATCCAGAGCACATAGGCCGCCTTGGTGCGGTAGATCAGATCGCTGTGTGCCTTCTCCAGCGGCTGTCCTTCACCGGCATCCGGCTGCGAGAGGTCAGGCTCGAGCAGCGTCAGCGCGCTGCGGCTGTCTTCCAATGCCGCAATTGCAGCTTCGCGACCTTCGGAGCGTTCGATCCAGAGCAGTTCCATAAAACGCGCCAGGCCTTCGTCCAGCCAAACGGGCTGGTTGCCGGTGTAGGCGTGCGTGAAGGCATGCACCAGCGCCTCGGCATCCTGGCCTGAGCCGCTCGGAATTTGCCCCACGAGGAATGGTCCGGACTCAAAAGGCTGCAGGATGTCTGCTTCCAGCATTGTTAGTGGTCCGTTAGGCCGCGCGCCCAGCCAGGTGGTGAGCAATGGAAAGACATTCAACGCCGTCTTGTTCAAATTGCTCGCCCGCTCAGCATCTTCAGAGATCACCGCCAGGTAACCACCGCCCAGCATCTCCGGCTGGTCTTTGCTGAGAAACAGGCTGAGCGGATGGAAGCCCAGGGGGAATGCCGCGAAGCTGGCGGTGGCAACACCGGTGGCAGCGGCGGAGGGCTGGTTCGGATTGTCCGGGTGCGTCTCCAATATCGCCTGGTGGCCGCACAAAAACGCCAGCCGCGGTGGGTCGCCGGCGTATTCGACTGTGAGACGTCCGCTCACGCGTGCCGTCTGCGTCGCCAGCCGATTGCGGCCGATGAGGTCATAGACACGGTTTCCATCACCCATGAACGCAGGCGGTGCACTGACGGGATACCAGAGCACATTACCGAAGCCGCGGACACCGGTAAAGTCGTCCGTGATGCGATCCCACTCCAGGGTGGAGGCCGAGGAAGAGCTCTCGGCGCCGGTGGTCTGTTCCACCTTGCCGGAGTACAGCACATCGAGGGTAACTGATGCATCAACAGAGAGAGGCCTGGGCAGATGTAGCACTGCCTCGGTGACCGCGGCGGTGTGGTCGAGATCGGTCTTCACCTGGTGTTGAGCCACCGGCAGGGTGACGGTGCGGCCATCTTCGACCAGCCGGGCCAGGTCCCACATCATGGACGATGAGATCTGGAGCGGAAGATCCTCGATCGGCTTCGTTCCACCGTTGCGCACAGTCAGCCGCACCCGGGCAGAGAGCGTGCTCTCTGTCGTATTCAGGTGAAGGTCCATGTCGTAGGCGGTAAAGATCAGCGAGGAACGAACCTCGTCCGGGACCTGGATCAGCACCGCCGGCTTCTTCTGGGGGGTCTCCGGAGGAGACTGAAAGATGACCTGGGGCGGTTGCTGCGCCCACGCCATACCGGCAGCCAGCAGCACAGCCGCACATCCCAATCGGTTTACAAAAGACATCTAGGAACCTAAACCCTTACGCGGTTTGGACGGCTTTGCCACCTGTACGGGAGCGCCGGCACGTTGTCGAACGGCCTCAAACATCACCACCGCGCCGGCGACTGAGACGTTCAGTGAGCTGACAGAGCCTGCCATCGGGATACGCAGCAGGTGATCGCAGGTGCGCTTGACCAGATCGTGCAGCCCGGCGCCCTCGCGTCCAAGGACCAGCGCCGTGTGTGTCTTGAAGTCGTGGTCGCTGTAATCGGGCGTACCACGTTCATCCAGACCGACCACCCAGACATTCGCCTCTTTCAGGCGTTCGAGAGCGCGCACAAGGTTGGTAACGCGGGCGATACGAACGTATTCGCTGGCTCCGGCAGACGACTTGGCGACCACCGCAGTCAGAGGCGCCGAGCGCCGTTCGGGCAGAAGGATGCCATCGACACCGGCTCCATCGGCGGTACGCAGCAGCGCGCCGAGATTATGGGGATCTTCGACGCCGTCGAGGGCGAGGAAGAAGTAATGCTCTCCGTTCCGGGGCGGAGCGGCCAGCAAGTCCTCAATAGCCAGGAACTTACGCTCGCGTACCTGGGCGACGATGCCCTGGTGCATCTCCGTCTTGGCCAGCCGGGTAAGCTCGTCTTTGGAGGCCGGCGAGCACTTAACCCCTGCTTTGCGACAGAGATCGAGCACCGCTTCCAGCCGGGCATCGCGGCGGTCACGGGCGAAACGGACGTGATCCAGCGGGCGGCCGCCGGAACGTACTGCCTCCTCTACCGGGTGAATGCCGTACAGAACTTCCATCCAAGCAGTTTATCGTCCTGCAAGCCCGCAAACGGCTGTTGCCAATTACGGGAAAATCGGGCGAAAACACGGGAAATTCTGCTCCACGGCTACGGCCAGGCGACCTATACTGAGCTTCACCCGATTTTTACGAAAAAATCGTCGCCTCCGAGTCTTTTGGCGCGAGAGGCCCGTCAGAGGAAATGTGCCGTCCTTCTCTTTAGTCCGTACTGAAGCCGCCATCGCGGAGCAGGCGCAGGAAAACGCCGCAATCGCGCGCGGGCTGAAGCGGCAGGACCCGGACCTTCTGGACACACTGATCGAGCAGTATCAGCACCGCCTGATGCGGTACCTGACCTTCCTGACCGGACGCCGGGAGATGGCAGAGGACCTCTTCCAGGAGACCTGGATGCGGGTGCTGGTGCGTGGCTCGCAGTACAACGGCAAAGCTCGTTTTGAGACCTGGCTGTTTACGATCGCCCGTAACCTGGTCATCGACAACGCCCGCCGCAAGACCATGGCCAGCCTGGACGAGATGAGCGAAGGCGGAGAGGACGAGCGCCCCTTCGAGATCGCCCTGGATGCGCCGTCTCCCTTTGAACAGTTTCAGGAGCGCGAGCACGCTGCCGAGGTAGCCGCGGTGTTGCTGACGCTGGAGCCAAGCTACCGCGAGGTACTGACGCTGCGCTTCCATGAAGACATGTCGCTGGAGGAAATCGCGACGGTAACGCGAGCTCCTCTCTCGACCGTAAAATCCCGGCTCTACCGCGGCCTCGCCGCCTTGCGACCGCAGGTCGAAGCCCTTCGCAGAGTACCAGCGGAAGGAACACGGTGATGGCTACAATGACTCCCCCCGCTCCATCGCGCGTCGTCAATCGCACGCACCGGGCGATTCGCGCACAAGCTCTTAAGCAACAGGCACAGAAGAGGAAAGTGCGGAGTCTCTATCTCCCGCTGATCTTCGGAGGTGTCTTGCTGATTGCTGCCATGGTCACTACGGCGGTGATCCTTGCCTCGGACTCCGACGTGGAAGACACGTTGCCCTATGCCAGTGAGCAGATCTTCGTGCTGCTCATGTGGCTCATCCCTGTCTCCGCAGCAGCGATCGGCGTGGTT
This genomic window from Terriglobus albidus contains:
- a CDS encoding M1 family metallopeptidase, with the protein product MSFVNRLGCAAVLLAAGMAWAQQPPQVIFQSPPETPQKKPAVLIQVPDEVRSSLIFTAYDMDLHLNTTESTLSARVRLTVRNGGTKPIEDLPLQISSSMMWDLARLVEDGRTVTLPVAQHQVKTDLDHTAAVTEAVLHLPRPLSVDASVTLDVLYSGKVEQTTGAESSSSASTLEWDRITDDFTGVRGFGNVLWYPVSAPPAFMGDGNRVYDLIGRNRLATQTARVSGRLTVEYAGDPPRLAFLCGHQAILETHPDNPNQPSAAATGVATASFAAFPLGFHPLSLFLSKDQPEMLGGGYLAVISEDAERASNLNKTALNVFPLLTTWLGARPNGPLTMLEADILQPFESGPFLVGQIPSGSGQDAEALVHAFTHAYTGNQPVWLDEGLARFMELLWIERSEGREAAIAALEDSRSALTLLEPDLSQPDAGEGQPLEKAHSDLIYRTKAAYVLWMLRSIAGDTALQQALAALRTQPTPNAATFRRLLEDTSQKDLGWFFDDWVDHDRGLPDLSIVSVTPRAIERTGGYLISVEVSNAGYAAVDVPVTIRSGNLTTTERLRVPARSRSTTRIVFNDAPQQVQVNDGTTPELRSTVHVLDVKAAP
- the rlmB gene encoding 23S rRNA (guanosine(2251)-2'-O)-methyltransferase RlmB, whose protein sequence is MEVLYGIHPVEEAVRSGGRPLDHVRFARDRRDARLEAVLDLCRKAGVKCSPASKDELTRLAKTEMHQGIVAQVRERKFLAIEDLLAAPPRNGEHYFFLALDGVEDPHNLGALLRTADGAGVDGILLPERRSAPLTAVVAKSSAGASEYVRIARVTNLVRALERLKEANVWVVGLDERGTPDYSDHDFKTHTALVLGREGAGLHDLVKRTCDHLLRIPMAGSVSSLNVSVAGAVVMFEAVRQRAGAPVQVAKPSKPRKGLGS
- a CDS encoding RNA polymerase sigma factor, with protein sequence MPSFSLVRTEAAIAEQAQENAAIARGLKRQDPDLLDTLIEQYQHRLMRYLTFLTGRREMAEDLFQETWMRVLVRGSQYNGKARFETWLFTIARNLVIDNARRKTMASLDEMSEGGEDERPFEIALDAPSPFEQFQEREHAAEVAAVLLTLEPSYREVLTLRFHEDMSLEEIATVTRAPLSTVKSRLYRGLAALRPQVEALRRVPAEGTR